Below is a genomic region from Rhodanobacter thiooxydans.
TCCGGACACTGCCGGTCCGGGCGGGAGGCAGTGGCCTCGACAGCTCTTGCAACGATTAACCACCACCGGGTCAAGCGGCCCGATCGCGCCGAGGAAGTCGGTGTGCCACACCAGGAGAACGTAGTGACTGATACCAAAGACCATGACCACGCGGGTGCCGACCAGGGCGACTGGCGCATCGCCGTCGTTGATGCCGCCCAGGCGGTGGCCAACCACATGGTCCGCAGCGAGGCCAGGGAGCGCCGGGAGGCGAACTGGAGAAAGCTGAAGCGTGGCGTGTTCATCGGCTTGGCTCTGGGCGGCATGCTCTCGTACTGGATGTTCATTCGGAGCCTCGCCGGTACGCCGGCCAGCGACCCCAATCCGAGCTCCAACGCCGTGGCGGTCATCCCCATCGAGGGGGAGATCTCCGGCGCGGCCAGGGCCTCCGCCGACAAGGTCGTCGGGATGCTCGAGCGGGCGTGCAGCAACGCCAAGGTCAAGATCGTGCTGCTGGACATCAACTCGCCGGGTGGCTCGCCTACGGAGGCGGAGCGGATGGTGGCGGGCATTAATCAGTGCCGCACCAAGCAGCACAAGCCGATCTATGCCCTGATCGACCAGATGGGGGCCTCGGCGGCCTACATGGTGGCGATGCACGCGGATCGGGTTTACGCCGGGAAGTACTCCGTCGTGGGCTCGATCGGGGCGATCATGCGCTACCTCGACGCCAGTGACGCCGCTGCCCGCTTTGGCCTGACCGAGCACGTGTTCCGATCCGGCGACCTCAAGGGTGGGGTGTCGACGTGGTCCAAGACCTCTCCCGAGGACGCCGCGCTGAACACAGAGATGGTCAAGGCCATGGGCGCGGCGTTCGTTGATGACCTGTTCGCCACGCGCGGCGCGCGACTGCATGCCACCCGAGAGGAGATCGCTTCCGGGCGGGTCTGGACCTCCGACCAAGCCCTTGCGATGGGGTTGATCGACAAGCAGGCCGTCTTCGAGGAGCTCAAGACCACCGAGTTCAAAGGGCTGAAGGTGTCCCGGTACGACAGTCGCCCCCCGGTGACGCGCCTCCTCGGTCTTGAAGAGACGCTGCGCTCGGTCGTGGCGGATGTGCTGCAGCCGAGGTTCGAGTGAAACCCAGGAGCGAGCAGGACTACCTCCCGGCGACGGCGTTGGCCTCGCTGGGGTTCTGTGAGGTCAAGATTCTCAACGAAGGCCGCTATGGCCGGCAGAGCACCGCGGAGCAGGCGGAATCGGCCAAGGCTGGGATCCAGGAGCATGACCGATTTCACCAGGTCGTCTCGGAACTCCACAACCAGCCCAAGCCGCCACAGGACCGCCGGTGCTTCATCGCTACGGCCATGTGGGGTGCGGACGATCCGCGCACTCAGCAGCTGCGCGACTGGAGGGACAGGGTCCTGCTCACGCATCGGTTTGGACGGTGCGCGGCAGGTGTCTACTATGCCATCAGCCCATCGCTGGTCCGGCTCATTGAGCGCTGGCCGGGGCTGCGTGGCCCGGCCGGCCGCACCTTGGAGTGGGTGCGTCGATGGCTGGTTGGGCGTGAATCAGGGAGGGAATCTCAATGGCCATCGAGAATGAGCTGACGACCGTGAGGCTGCGCGTAGAACTGACCGACACCCGAGACTTGGTCCTCTTCGAGGAGCAGGACCGTGCCGAGCGCCACTACCGCCACATCCACGGGGCGCTTATGGACGCGGGGAGCCGTCGATCTGCAGCCGAGACGCAGGCTCAGGTGGACCGGGCGGGTGAGTTTGTCCTGTCGGCAGCGGACGCGGGCCGCGCGACCATCAAGTCGCTGCAGTCGCAGATTCAGGCCATCCGGGAGGACACGAGCCGGAGTCGAGCAGAGACCGACTGGCGTGTGGCGGCCGTAGCCGACATGGACACGATTCGAGAGAAGGGCCAGTACGTGCTGGGCGTGCATGCCAACGCGGCCTTGGCGGGCCGGGCCATCACGGACGCGGCCCTTGCCACAGCGTGGGAGACCAACGGGCTGCTGCACGGGACGGGGTTTGAGCGCCTCCACCAGACCGCCCACTGGCTCCACGCCTACGTCAGGGAGCGGCGCGCGGTGTGGCTTGCCCGCCTGACCACGATCACCGGGCTGGAGATTCGGTCCCTTGCGGACGCGGACGTGACGTGGGAGTCGGAGTCCGCTCAGCGTACCCACTGGGTCGTGAGCAACCTCCCGTCCGGTTGGGACGCGGCGATCCCCAGCGAGGAGGCGTGATGCACTGGCTTGATGCTCTCTTCCTGCTTGGCCTGGTCGCCGCTTATCTGCTCTACCGGGCGGACGTGGCGCGCCGGGGCCGGCGAGAGGGGGCTCGTGGCCTGTACGAGCGCCACGAGCGCAGCCGGATGCCGGCCGTGATCGCCGAAGGGCGGCTGGTTCTCTCCGAGACCTATCACCGCACCGACGTTCCCCGTCGTCTCGGCGCGCGGTTCGACCAGGTGTTCTCCGGAACGGACGGTCTGCTGTACGTGGTCGACACGAAACGCCGTCGGCGCCGGGTCGTCTACGGCTACGACCAGATCGAGCTGTCCGTCCAGGCGGCGGTGCTTCGCCACGGGCGCGTACCGGGCGGAACCGGTCCTGTGGCCCCCGTGGGTTTTATTCGCATCGTCTGTCAGGGGGTGGTGAGCTATGAGCGTGTGGCCTTGCTGAGTGACGAGCGGTTGGCCAACTTGCACGCGCGGTATTTCGCCGTGGTGCGGGGCCAGGTGCAGCCTTGCGGACCGGAGACGCCCGGCGCGTGCCGGAAGTGCGCGTATCTCGCGCGTTGTGAGACGGGTCGGCGGTTCGTCGCCTCCGGACGCCGACGGGCCGCCTGATCGGCCGGTCGGCAGGGTGGGCGATTGATGGGCCGGGAGACCGGCCCTTCTTTTTGCCTGAACTTTGGCCCCCGTGTGCTTGGTTGATCGTGGGTGGGACACCACCGCGTAGGAGTAGCCCTTGACCACGACCACGACCACCGACACCGCCACGGCAGTCGCACCCATCCTCGGCACCGAGGTGGCGCGCCGCGTGGAGCAGGCCTGCGCCCGATGCGGCGGGACAGACGTCACGATGGAGGCGGCCGTTCGCTGGGACATCAACAGCCAGGAGTGGCAGGTGAGCGCGGTGTACGACAAGAGCGCCTACTGCGGCGGTTGTTCGGCCGATGTCTCGGTTGACGAGCGCGAGCTTGCACCGACCCCGGCGCTGGCCACCTACACCGTCTTCGTGCGCCAGGCCAACGGCCAGGGGACAACCCATGTGTCGGCACACGAGGCGCCCTCGCTGGTGGAGGCCGAGCGGCTCGCTCTGGCCGAGACTGCAGCCGACTGGAACGACGACGTCGATAGTCTGGCGGTGCTGGGCGTGATCGCCGGCGACGTGGAGCTGCTGAGCTGGGACGATGACTCGTGGTCGTGACGGAAGGGGTGGTGGCGTCGGTCTACGGCTGCGGGTGCCCGCGCAACGCCGACGGCTCGCGTTCTCGTCGCTGCCTCGAGAGCGCGAACCCTTGGCACGACTGCTGCCAGTTCACCCGAGAGGAAACGCAGGGCAAGGTCGTGTCCGGTGACGGCTTCGACTGGAAGGGCACGCGCTGGGTCGTCGTCCACGCCACAACGAGCAGGGTCTACGGCAAGCCGGTGCCTGCTTGAACGGCTGGTCCGTGAAACATTTTTGGCGCGCCCAGCCATAACCATCTGAAAAGACGTAGGAAATGGAAGCGTGGAACATGAGGTGTCAACGTTTCACGGAGCGGCGCTTGTCGTGCTGTCGTGAGCAGACGTCCCCTCTTGGGTCACGTAAGTGTTTGTACGTGCGGCGAAAAGTGAGTCGGCAGACCTGGAGGCGTGGTTCATCACGGCCGAGCCGGTCCCCTGACGTCCGCGGGGGACGACTGACGCGCAGGTGAGAGTTAGTGGTTACTCTAGTCATACCAACTGGTGAGAAGTGCCGTGGCTAAGCTCGAAGACGAAGGCAAGCGCAAGTCGATCTACATCCGTGACCACCTCGGCGCGCTGCTGGGGAGTGGGCGCGTCCCAGCGAAGACGATCTCCAAGCGGATCGATCGCGTGGTCGCCCGCTACAACGCTCTGGTTCGCGAGGCCATGCCTCGTCGCTTGGAGCTGACGCCGGCGGAGCTCGTGCTCCTGGCCGAGCTGGTCAGCAAGACGGATCTCTCCGAGCCCGACTACGCACACATCCTCCCTGTGAAACTTCAGCAGACAGCAGACCGAGGGGAGAGCAAGGGCGCCGACGCCGCCGGACTGGCCTTTCGTCTGCGCGCCCTGAAACTGGGCGAACTGCTGGCCGTGGTCGACCTGGTGGAGCAGTTTCTCGGTGAGGTGGGAGAGATCAGTCGCGAGACGGCGAAGGCATTTCTCGTGCGGCAACGCCCGTCGTGACCGAAGCGTGTCGCATCGCGACGCGATTCAGAGACGGAACCGGGCGATCCGTGGCCCCGGCAAGAGCGATTGAATCAACGAATCGAAGGCTGGCAGCCGTATGACCGACCATTTGGAGCAATCCGCCGCGTCGTTTCGCGACAACCGCTCAAATGACGCCTCGATAGGCGAGGAGGGCGGAGCGGTCCGCCTTGAGCCGGCGGAGAGACCGGTGTCCCCGCAACTTCGCGCCTCGGCAGAGCGGTTCGTCGCGGCCGTCGACGACGAGTGCCTTGCGGTCGCCGGGGGGCCTTTCCATGTCCTGACAAGAACGCTCCCCTTTCTGCAGGCAGACTCAACCGAGGACGAGACACCCCAGTGGGTACCTCTGCGTTGCGTCATTGGAGAGTCTTGGCGATGGACAGAGCCTGCGGAGCGTCCTGGCCGTGAGGACCTGGAGGCCTACCTGGTGTCTCCCGCGCGGGCCCATCGTAACGACCCGGATGCTGCGTCAGGCTGGTGGGTACCGGAGCTAGGTATCGGCGCCATGCACGAAGGCAAGAACCGCGTCCGCTACCTTCGCGAAACCTGTGGTGCTTCGCTCATGCCGGCCCTGATGAGTACGCTTCGATTTCCTGGGCCTGACCGGCTTTGCTTGCTGACCGCCGATGCTGCTCCTGGGCCGTTTTACGCCCTGATGCTGGACAAGCGCTGGCTGACGTTACTTCAACATCCTTCCCTTTCCCTGCCGCTGCTGCGGTCCTACGGGATCTTCCCTACAGCATGGCCTTACCACCTCCCCGCGATCGAGGAGCTGCTGGGCTCGTGTTCGTGGCAGGCCTATGCCCACGGAACGCCGTTTGCGTTGGATGTCGACGCGTGGCAGCGGCGCCAGCGTGGGCAGAAGGAACGGCTCCACGGTGACGCATTCGGCCTGGTCGACAGCTCACCGCACTGGCCAGGCGTCCGACGCCTCGCTTGGAGCGCCGCCGCAATCGGCGTGCTGGGCGGTGTGATAACGGCACTGAGTGGCGGTCACCTCGCGGTGTTTGGAGCGGCGGCGCTCACTGCCACCTCGGTGGTGACCGGGGCGCTGCTGGCGCTCAGCACCCCGTTGATCTCAGCCCCCCGCTCTGTTTGGGCGCCCGGTCAAGGCCAGTCCAAATCGGACGGGCTCGAATAGTGCTCCGTGTCCAGCCCGTCATGCCCGCAGCGGGTTGAATCCGTCCAGGTGATGAGCGGTACCCTTAACTGCCCGCTGGCCCGCGGGCCATCAGACGAGCGCCATGAGCCGACGAGTGCAAAATCGTTTCCGCGATCCGATGCTGCGCAAGCAATTCGACGCGCTCATTGACGCCTATCGCCGCGGCCACCCGAGCCTTCTGGGTCCTGACGGCACGAAGCAACGAGGCAACGCCGCCGCCCAGGCATTCTGGTCCGGTTTCGACAGCGGCGACGTTTGCCGTCTGTACCCGACGCCCGCTTCCCGGCGCACGATTGCTTACGCGTGCTTCCGGGCCGGCCAAGAGGCGACGTGGTTGCCGCGACCGGTCTGCCTGCCAGGGTAGGCGCGAATCGTCGACATCTTTCGTGGCCGCCCATGGGGCTGACTCTGTCTTCCGACTTTCATTACGCCGGAGACCGCCATGCCCACCGCCAGTGTGCTCACCATGCCCGCCCTTCGCGTCGCCGTTGAACAGGCCTTGGACGCGAAGGTGTTCTACCAGGAGGACTTCAAGCAGGCCTGCCGTGCCGGATGGGATGCCGCCGTGCCCGTCACGGAGGCGAGGCTGGCGGACGTAATGCAGGACGCGGACACTCCCTTCGACGCCCGCCGCGAGAACGAGCGCGCTGCGCGCGAGACGCTGTTGGCGGGGCCGCGCGGTGCATGGGTGGTGGTCCGCACCGCCTTTGGACATGGCCGAGAGGGTTACCTCGCCCTCATCCACGATGGCTTCGGTACCGTGCACGCTCGCTCCGACGGTTGGGCTGCCTTCCCGACCTTCGACGCGGTCGTTGACCGAATGATCGGGTCGGAGGTGTATGACCTGCGGCGAATGATTGAGGCCGAGCGCGAGCGTGCCGCCTGCGTCGCAGCAGTCGCCTTCCTGCAGCTGAGGGTCGGCACCCGACTCCGGCAGGTTGCCTTGGGCGGCATCACCTACAGCACCGCGGTGGTCGCCGAGATCCACGAGGCGTCCGGCCGCGTCACCCTGGTATTGACCAAGCGCGGCTCGTCCAAGCGCTATCGCGGCATCGTGCCGGCGACGGTCCTGGTTCCTCGTGCAGAAAATCGCCGGGCCGGACCGATGGTCGTCGTCAACGGCGAGGCCGCAGCGGCGTGAGCGCGGGTGACGGCGGGGTAGGGCATCCGCTCTTCGAGCACGTCGCGGCGGCCTACAGCGACAGCGACGACGGGCGGCTCGATAACGCCAGCCTGTATCGGATGGTCGCCGAGCGTGCTGGCATTCCTGAGAGTAAGCGACGGGCGCGCTCGCCTATCGGACGAACCGGTCAGCTGCACAGCCCGGTGGAACGCGCGATTCGCTGGCATA
It encodes:
- a CDS encoding S49 family peptidase, with the translated sequence MTDTKDHDHAGADQGDWRIAVVDAAQAVANHMVRSEARERREANWRKLKRGVFIGLALGGMLSYWMFIRSLAGTPASDPNPSSNAVAVIPIEGEISGAARASADKVVGMLERACSNAKVKIVLLDINSPGGSPTEAERMVAGINQCRTKQHKPIYALIDQMGASAAYMVAMHADRVYAGKYSVVGSIGAIMRYLDASDAAARFGLTEHVFRSGDLKGGVSTWSKTSPEDAALNTEMVKAMGAAFVDDLFATRGARLHATREEIASGRVWTSDQALAMGLIDKQAVFEELKTTEFKGLKVSRYDSRPPVTRLLGLEETLRSVVADVLQPRFE
- a CDS encoding CFI-box-CTERM domain-containing protein yields the protein MKPRSEQDYLPATALASLGFCEVKILNEGRYGRQSTAEQAESAKAGIQEHDRFHQVVSELHNQPKPPQDRRCFIATAMWGADDPRTQQLRDWRDRVLLTHRFGRCAAGVYYAISPSLVRLIERWPGLRGPAGRTLEWVRRWLVGRESGRESQWPSRMS
- a CDS encoding PD-(D/E)XK nuclease family protein, giving the protein MHWLDALFLLGLVAAYLLYRADVARRGRREGARGLYERHERSRMPAVIAEGRLVLSETYHRTDVPRRLGARFDQVFSGTDGLLYVVDTKRRRRRVVYGYDQIELSVQAAVLRHGRVPGGTGPVAPVGFIRIVCQGVVSYERVALLSDERLANLHARYFAVVRGQVQPCGPETPGACRKCAYLARCETGRRFVASGRRRAA